Proteins from a single region of Neodiprion virginianus isolate iyNeoVirg1 chromosome 4, iyNeoVirg1.1, whole genome shotgun sequence:
- the LOC124301929 gene encoding neogenin isoform X4, translating to MELRVALISLALLTFVGQAIGRHGLQLLVEPQDVVVEQGAEARLDCVPNQSLGTPTIQWRTDDGQPISFIGDSYRSQLENGSLYISSVYAGNPELTGGYQCLASIDEVGAIVSRIATIRLASLPGFEREPQDTMVYPGQVAYLSCVLPLSASPLKIQWLKDEHPFSLDESRMTILPSGALEIDHAQPQDVGSYRCNASGIGQHRLSNKAQLNLLTSDIDQGLTAPVFVAKPSEHVAIEGTTITLECAANGNPKPTILWLKDGIAVDLAPLDSRYRKVAASSLMITDIKEIDHGSYQCRAENVVDALDAVADVTVQVPPRFIKKPEDRIANEDQDLELECEIYGKPEPKVTWLKNGEKITPSAYWQLVNGYNLRINGLLQLDAGIFQCIGVNPAGSVQASARLFINQPKPSGKVEKRKPSNPKHPPKKNLHRQLYNNTWQHPDTLLGETLSAYTPNSEISISPSDDPADILGIISNPKFPLIPEPNFIDETDTLDLIEGSAPSAPRDLNAVLISTRFVTLRWREPENINGDIQTYHVYYKQEGSPRERVVNTSQNRLEGVIQGLQPSTKYQFRVVARNERGVGASSAILHVTTQSEADVPGPPLNLLGQAISSNSIDLTWEEPYVTNGRVIKYLITYIEGESEGKTNETVETRYRLLNLTPFTEYNFWVQAVNENGPGASTNEITVRTLSAPPTQSPYNVTLEAANSTSIIIRWEPPLEGKNGVITGYQIRYRQKGRKHWTPTTTQGNQKMYQLNGLEKHVIYQLKICALNVNGTGPWSDVMDIEPYERDLDESKVPNSPTNLKTKPMSDSIFVSWSPPKDQNIKVRGYTLGWGKGFPDNYTKKLDSKQRYFTIESLEPLAEYVIALRATNAVGEGTPSYANVQTTARSVTESVAPLIPPVGLKAVVLSASTMMVYWTDSTLSKSQYVTDKRYYVVRYTSHHHSSNPRYKYYNSTDLNCMIVDLKPNTQYEFTVKLVKGKRESPWSMVELNTTQEAAPSSPPRDLTVQSVEDHATAVMLHWLPPKQPNAPITGYIISYTTDNTKWDRDWRVEAIIGDQSEIMIKTLQPSTTYYFKIKARNARGYGPFSSSVAFKTPQSTPTDGRLSSLMICIIVGLSVVVITGVAVIVVVMCCRRRPESPDHKKGYTKDSNQKTNIKPPDLWIHHDQMELKAPEKSSINGEACSSGVGSNTLPRSGNNDEKCSTLTRQHNRGSHKPKLITLPVDTLSPHQPIATATPIVNSSISQPAIHNSCADVPSVRPNYPRTAAQYSLSRAHVTLEPTPESSPDSCSMPSTYEPLQTQIPYPPGNQHYGANSQYTSGVYGSSSQPNSTVGVIENVNAKRLQGHPLKSFSVPAPPPQSAPSTPAQQKHGVSQVTVRPTISGSPYKKPPITTTQITKNRLATVVNPTHTAEEVERLKPSYSTEELNQEMANLEGLMKDLNAITASEFEC from the exons cTATCGGGAGACACGGATTGCAGCTATTAGTCGAACCGCAGGATGTGGTCGTAGAACAGGGAGCCGAAGCTCGATTGGATTGCGTGCCGAATCAATCACTCGGCACCCCGACCATACAATGGAGGACAGATGACGGGCAGCCTATCTCTTTTATAGGGGATAGTTACAG ATCGCAGCTGGAAAATGGATCTTTGTATATAAGCAGCGTTTACGCGGGAAATCCTGAACTCACAGGAGGCTATCAGTGTCTCGCTTCCATAGATGAAGTCGGTGCCATTGTATCGCGGATAGCTACTATTAGACTTGCCA GTTTGCCAGGGTTCGAGAGAGAGCCACAAGACACTATGGTTTATCCGGGCCAAGTGGCTTACCTAAGTTGCGTTCTCCCGTTATCGGCGAGTCCTTTAAAGATACAATGGCTCAAGGATGAGCATCCATTTTCGTTGGACGAAAGCCGAATGACCATTTTACCGTCAG GTGCTTTAGAAATAGATCACGCACAACCGCAAGATGTCGGATCGTACAGGTGTAATGCGAGTGGAATTGGGCAGCATAGACTTAGTAACAAAGCACAGCTAAATTTATTGACCTCTGACATTG ATCAGGGACTTACAGCTCCTGTATTTGTTGCAAAACCTTCGGAGCATGTTGCTATCGAAGGGACGACTATTACTTTGGAATGTGCAGCTAATGGTAACCCAAAACCAACAATTCTTTGGCTCAAAGATGGGATCGCAGTTGATTTGGCACCGCTCGATTCAAG GTATCGAAAAGTAGCTGCTTCCAGTCTCATGATTACTGATATCAAAGAGATAGATCACGGATCGTATCAGTGCAGAGCAGAAAATGTAGTCGATGCCCTGGACGCGGTTGCCGACGTCACGGTGCAAG TTCCACCCAGATTTATCAAAAAACCTGAGGACCGAATTGCAAACGAAGATCAGGATCTGGAATTGGAGTGTGAAATATATGGAAAGCCAGAACCCAAAGTAACGTGGttaaaaaatggtgaaaaaattacgcCGAGCGCTTATTGGCAACTTGTTAATGG TTACAATCTGCGTATCAATGGACTACTGCAACTCGATGCTGGTATTTTTCAATGCATCGGTGTAAATCCTGCGGGTAGCGTTCAGGCTTCGGCAAGACTGTTCATAAATCAGCCGA AACCCTCAGGAAAAGTTGAAAAGCGTAAACCGTCAAATCCTAAACACCCACCGAAGAAAAACCTCCATCGACAGTTGTACAACAACACGTGGCAGCATCCAGACACGTTACTGGGCGAAACCTTATCAGCTTATACCCCAAATTCTGAAATATCCATAAGTCCTTCGGACGATCCCGCCGACATATTGGGCATTATTAGCAATCCTAAATTCCCGCTGATTCCTGAACCCAATTTTATAGATGAAACCGATACCCTGGATTTGATCGAAGGCAGCGCACCGTCGGCTCCAAGAGATCTAAACGCTGTTTTAATTTCAACGAGATTTGTTACTCTCAGGTGGCGTGAGCCTGAGAATATCAATGGAGATATACAGACATATCATGTTTATTATAAACAGGAAGGATCACCAAG GGAACGCGTTGTAAACACGTCGCAAAACAGATTGGAAGGTGTGATACAAGGTTTACAACCAAGCACAAAGTACCAGTTTCGTGTAGTTGCGCGTAACGAACGTGGCGTCGGCGCGTCTAGTGCCATACTGCATGTAACAACTCAATCAGAG GCCGACGTTCCTGGACCTCCTTTGAATTTGCTAGGTCAAGCGATTAGCAGCAACAGCATTGACCTTACTTGGGAAGAACCATACGTAACAAATGGACGCGTCATTAAATACCTCATTACGTATATAGAG ggCGAAAGCGAAGGAAAAACTAACGAGACCGTTGAAACGAGGTACAGGCTTCTGAATCTTACGCCATTCACTGAATACAATTTTTGGGTTCAGGCTGTCAATGAAAACGGACCCGGAGCTTCGACCAATGAAATAACAGTCCGAACTCTCAGTGCACCGCCAACGCAATCTCCATACAACGTTACTTTAGAGGCAGCAAATTCTACC AGTATAATAATACGCTGGGAACCGCCGTTAGAAGGAAAAAATGGCGTAATAACCGGCTATCAGATTCGATATCGTCAGAAGGGCAGAAAGCATTGGACACCTACAACGACGCAGGGGAATCAGAAAATGTATCAATTAAACGGACTGGAGAAGCACGTTATTTACCAACTCAAAATATGCGCATTGAATGTCAACGGAACTGGACCATGGAGCGATGTAATGGACATCGAACCGTACGAAAGAGATTTGGACGAAAGTAAAGTTCCAAACTCTCCGACTAATTTGAAAA CTAAGCCAATGTCAGATTCGATATTCGTTTCATGGAGCCCGCCAAAGGACCAGAACATCAAGGTCCGAGGTTACACTTTGGGCTGGGGAAAAGGATTTCCGGATAACTATACAAAGAAATTAGACAGTAAACAACGCTACTTTACGATCGAATCGTTGG AACCGTTAGCCGAGTACGTCATTGCCCTTCGAGCCACTAATGCAGTTGGAGAGGGAACCCCATCTTACGCCAATGTTCAAACGACCGCGCGTTCGGTTACCGAATCTGTGGCACCTTTGATTCCACCTGTTGGACTTAAGGCCGTCGTTCTTTCCGCCAGTACGATGATGGTTTATTGGACAGATAGCACGCTGTCAAAGAGCCAG TATGTGACTGACAAGAGGTACTATGTGGTACGTTATACCTCTCATCATCACAGCAGCAATCCAAGATACAAATATTACAACTCTACTGATCTGAACTGCATGATCGTTGATCTAAAACCGAACACACAGTATGAATTTACCGTTAAATTGGTCAAG GGAAAGAGAGAATCTCCTTGGAGTATGGTGGAGTTGAATACAACTCAGGAAGCAGCGCCCAGTTCACCACCTCGAGATCTCACTGTTCAAAGCGTCGAAGATCATGCGACAGCAGTGATGCTTCATTGGCTGCCACCAAAACAACCTAATGCACCGATTACTg GATACATTATCTCGTATACAACGGACAACACGAAATGGGACAGGGATTGGAGGGTCGAGGCGATAATCGGCGATCAGAGTGAGATCATGATAAAAACTCTTCAGCCTAGTACGacttattatttcaaaattaaagcGAGAAACGCCAGAGGATACGGCCCGTTTTCCTCCTCTGTAGCTTTTAAAACACCTCAGA GTACTCCAACAGATGGACGGCTTTCGAGCTTGATGATATGCATAATAGTCGGCCTATCCGTTGTTGTCATAACCGGTGTCGCTGTAATCGTTGTCGTCATGTGTTGTCGTCGACGTCCCGAGTCCCCGGATCACAAAAAAGG GTACACGAAAGATTCTAATCAGAAAACTAACATTAAGCCACCTGATCTGTGGATTCATCACGATCAAATGGAGCTCAAGGCTCCTGAGAAGTCTTCTATCAACGGCGAAGCTTGCTCAAGCGGAGTGGGCAGCAATACTCTTCCCAGATCTG GTAACAACGACGAAAAATGTTCTACCCTAACAAGACAACACAACCGAGGAAGTCATAAACCCAAACTCATTACCCTTCCTGTCGACACTCTTTCTCCGCATCAGC CCATCGCCACAGCTACTCCCATTGTAAACAGTAGCATATCACAACCAGCAATTCATAACTCATGCGCAGACGTACCTTCCGTGAGGCCTAATTATCCTCGCACCGCTGCGCAGTATAGCTTGAGCAGAGCACACGTTACTCTGGAACCGACACCAGAGTCCAGCCCTGACTCTTGCAGCATGCCGAGTACTTACGAACCTCTGCAAACTCAG ATTCCCTATCCCCCAGGGAACCAGCATTATGGAGCAAACAGCCAGTACACGTCTGGCGTATATGGCTCTAGTAGCCAGCCTAACAGTACCGTTGGTGTTATAGAAAATGTAAACGCGAAGCGACTTCAGGGTCATCCATTGAAAAGTTTCAGCGTACCAGCTCCGCCACCTCAGTCTGCGCCTTCGACCCCTGCTCAACAAAAGCACGGAG TTTCGCAAGTCACTGTGAGGCCGACGATATCCGGTAGCCCATACAAAAAACCACCGATCACAACGACGCAGATAACAAAAAACAGGTTAGCCACGGTTGTGAATCCGACGCATACGGCTGAAGAGGTCGAACGATTGAAG CCGTCATACAGCACGGAGGAATTGAATCAAGAAATGGCGAATTTAGAGGGACTGATGAAAGATCTGAATGCCATAACAGCGTCAGAATTTGAGTGCTGA
- the LOC124301929 gene encoding neogenin isoform X3, with amino-acid sequence MELRVALISLALLTFVGQAIGRHGLQLLVEPQDVVVEQGAEARLDCVPNQSLGTPTIQWRTDDGQPISFIGDSYRSQLENGSLYISSVYAGNPELTGGYQCLASIDEVGAIVSRIATIRLASLPGFEREPQDTMVYPGQVAYLSCVLPLSASPLKIQWLKDEHPFSLDESRMTILPSGALEIDHAQPQDVGSYRCNASGIGQHRLSNKAQLNLLTSDIDQGLTAPVFVAKPSEHVAIEGTTITLECAANGNPKPTILWLKDGIAVDLAPLDSRYRKVAASSLMITDIKEIDHGSYQCRAENVVDALDAVADVTVQVPPRFIKKPEDRIANEDQDLELECEIYGKPEPKVTWLKNGEKITPSAYWQLVNGYNLRINGLLQLDAGIFQCIGVNPAGSVQASARLFINQPKPSGKVEKRKPSNPKHPPKKNLHRQLYNNTWQHPDTLLGETLSAYTPNSEISISPSDDPADILGIISNPKFPLIPEPNFIDETDTLDLIEGSAPSAPRDLNAVLISTRFVTLRWREPENINGDIQTYHVYYKQEGSPRERVVNTSQNRLEGVIQGLQPSTKYQFRVVARNERGVGASSAILHVTTQSEADVPGPPLNLLGQAISSNSIDLTWEEPYVTNGRVIKYLITYIEGESEGKTNETVETRYRLLNLTPFTEYNFWVQAVNENGPGASTNEITVRTLSAPPTQSPYNVTLEAANSTSIIIRWEPPLEGKNGVITGYQIRYRQKGRKHWTPTTTQGNQKMYQLNGLEKHVIYQLKICALNVNGTGPWSDVMDIEPYERDLDESKVPNSPTNLKTKPMSDSIFVSWSPPKDQNIKVRGYTLGWGKGFPDNYTKKLDSKQRYFTIESLEPLAEYVIALRATNAVGEGTPSYANVQTTARSVTESVAPLIPPVGLKAVVLSASTMMVYWTDSTLSKSQYVTDKRYYVVRYTSHHHSSNPRYKYYNSTDLNCMIVDLKPNTQYEFTVKLVKGKRESPWSMVELNTTQEAAPSSPPRDLTVQSVEDHATAVMLHWLPPKQPNAPITGYIISYTTDNTKWDRDWRVEAIIGDQSEIMIKTLQPSTTYYFKIKARNARGYGPFSSSVAFKTPQNGRLSSLMICIIVGLSVVVITGVAVIVVVMCCRRRPESPDHKKGYTKDSNQKTNIKPPDLWIHHDQMELKAPEKSSINGEACSSGVGSNTLPRSGNQDYNQENMHINSSSLDKRTYVPSYMGNNDEKCSTLTRQHNRGSHKPKLITLPVDTLSPHQPIATATPIVNSSISQPAIHNSCADVPSVRPNYPRTAAQYSLSRAHVTLEPTPESSPDSCSMPSTYEPLQTQIPYPPGNQHYGANSQYTSGVYGSSSQPNSTVGVIENVNAKRLQGHPLKSFSVPAPPPQSAPSTPAQQKHGVSQVTVRPTISGSPYKKPPITTTQITKNRLATVVNPTHTAEEVERLKPSYSTEELNQEMANLEGLMKDLNAITASEFEC; translated from the exons cTATCGGGAGACACGGATTGCAGCTATTAGTCGAACCGCAGGATGTGGTCGTAGAACAGGGAGCCGAAGCTCGATTGGATTGCGTGCCGAATCAATCACTCGGCACCCCGACCATACAATGGAGGACAGATGACGGGCAGCCTATCTCTTTTATAGGGGATAGTTACAG ATCGCAGCTGGAAAATGGATCTTTGTATATAAGCAGCGTTTACGCGGGAAATCCTGAACTCACAGGAGGCTATCAGTGTCTCGCTTCCATAGATGAAGTCGGTGCCATTGTATCGCGGATAGCTACTATTAGACTTGCCA GTTTGCCAGGGTTCGAGAGAGAGCCACAAGACACTATGGTTTATCCGGGCCAAGTGGCTTACCTAAGTTGCGTTCTCCCGTTATCGGCGAGTCCTTTAAAGATACAATGGCTCAAGGATGAGCATCCATTTTCGTTGGACGAAAGCCGAATGACCATTTTACCGTCAG GTGCTTTAGAAATAGATCACGCACAACCGCAAGATGTCGGATCGTACAGGTGTAATGCGAGTGGAATTGGGCAGCATAGACTTAGTAACAAAGCACAGCTAAATTTATTGACCTCTGACATTG ATCAGGGACTTACAGCTCCTGTATTTGTTGCAAAACCTTCGGAGCATGTTGCTATCGAAGGGACGACTATTACTTTGGAATGTGCAGCTAATGGTAACCCAAAACCAACAATTCTTTGGCTCAAAGATGGGATCGCAGTTGATTTGGCACCGCTCGATTCAAG GTATCGAAAAGTAGCTGCTTCCAGTCTCATGATTACTGATATCAAAGAGATAGATCACGGATCGTATCAGTGCAGAGCAGAAAATGTAGTCGATGCCCTGGACGCGGTTGCCGACGTCACGGTGCAAG TTCCACCCAGATTTATCAAAAAACCTGAGGACCGAATTGCAAACGAAGATCAGGATCTGGAATTGGAGTGTGAAATATATGGAAAGCCAGAACCCAAAGTAACGTGGttaaaaaatggtgaaaaaattacgcCGAGCGCTTATTGGCAACTTGTTAATGG TTACAATCTGCGTATCAATGGACTACTGCAACTCGATGCTGGTATTTTTCAATGCATCGGTGTAAATCCTGCGGGTAGCGTTCAGGCTTCGGCAAGACTGTTCATAAATCAGCCGA AACCCTCAGGAAAAGTTGAAAAGCGTAAACCGTCAAATCCTAAACACCCACCGAAGAAAAACCTCCATCGACAGTTGTACAACAACACGTGGCAGCATCCAGACACGTTACTGGGCGAAACCTTATCAGCTTATACCCCAAATTCTGAAATATCCATAAGTCCTTCGGACGATCCCGCCGACATATTGGGCATTATTAGCAATCCTAAATTCCCGCTGATTCCTGAACCCAATTTTATAGATGAAACCGATACCCTGGATTTGATCGAAGGCAGCGCACCGTCGGCTCCAAGAGATCTAAACGCTGTTTTAATTTCAACGAGATTTGTTACTCTCAGGTGGCGTGAGCCTGAGAATATCAATGGAGATATACAGACATATCATGTTTATTATAAACAGGAAGGATCACCAAG GGAACGCGTTGTAAACACGTCGCAAAACAGATTGGAAGGTGTGATACAAGGTTTACAACCAAGCACAAAGTACCAGTTTCGTGTAGTTGCGCGTAACGAACGTGGCGTCGGCGCGTCTAGTGCCATACTGCATGTAACAACTCAATCAGAG GCCGACGTTCCTGGACCTCCTTTGAATTTGCTAGGTCAAGCGATTAGCAGCAACAGCATTGACCTTACTTGGGAAGAACCATACGTAACAAATGGACGCGTCATTAAATACCTCATTACGTATATAGAG ggCGAAAGCGAAGGAAAAACTAACGAGACCGTTGAAACGAGGTACAGGCTTCTGAATCTTACGCCATTCACTGAATACAATTTTTGGGTTCAGGCTGTCAATGAAAACGGACCCGGAGCTTCGACCAATGAAATAACAGTCCGAACTCTCAGTGCACCGCCAACGCAATCTCCATACAACGTTACTTTAGAGGCAGCAAATTCTACC AGTATAATAATACGCTGGGAACCGCCGTTAGAAGGAAAAAATGGCGTAATAACCGGCTATCAGATTCGATATCGTCAGAAGGGCAGAAAGCATTGGACACCTACAACGACGCAGGGGAATCAGAAAATGTATCAATTAAACGGACTGGAGAAGCACGTTATTTACCAACTCAAAATATGCGCATTGAATGTCAACGGAACTGGACCATGGAGCGATGTAATGGACATCGAACCGTACGAAAGAGATTTGGACGAAAGTAAAGTTCCAAACTCTCCGACTAATTTGAAAA CTAAGCCAATGTCAGATTCGATATTCGTTTCATGGAGCCCGCCAAAGGACCAGAACATCAAGGTCCGAGGTTACACTTTGGGCTGGGGAAAAGGATTTCCGGATAACTATACAAAGAAATTAGACAGTAAACAACGCTACTTTACGATCGAATCGTTGG AACCGTTAGCCGAGTACGTCATTGCCCTTCGAGCCACTAATGCAGTTGGAGAGGGAACCCCATCTTACGCCAATGTTCAAACGACCGCGCGTTCGGTTACCGAATCTGTGGCACCTTTGATTCCACCTGTTGGACTTAAGGCCGTCGTTCTTTCCGCCAGTACGATGATGGTTTATTGGACAGATAGCACGCTGTCAAAGAGCCAG TATGTGACTGACAAGAGGTACTATGTGGTACGTTATACCTCTCATCATCACAGCAGCAATCCAAGATACAAATATTACAACTCTACTGATCTGAACTGCATGATCGTTGATCTAAAACCGAACACACAGTATGAATTTACCGTTAAATTGGTCAAG GGAAAGAGAGAATCTCCTTGGAGTATGGTGGAGTTGAATACAACTCAGGAAGCAGCGCCCAGTTCACCACCTCGAGATCTCACTGTTCAAAGCGTCGAAGATCATGCGACAGCAGTGATGCTTCATTGGCTGCCACCAAAACAACCTAATGCACCGATTACTg GATACATTATCTCGTATACAACGGACAACACGAAATGGGACAGGGATTGGAGGGTCGAGGCGATAATCGGCGATCAGAGTGAGATCATGATAAAAACTCTTCAGCCTAGTACGacttattatttcaaaattaaagcGAGAAACGCCAGAGGATACGGCCCGTTTTCCTCCTCTGTAGCTTTTAAAACACCTCAGA ATGGACGGCTTTCGAGCTTGATGATATGCATAATAGTCGGCCTATCCGTTGTTGTCATAACCGGTGTCGCTGTAATCGTTGTCGTCATGTGTTGTCGTCGACGTCCCGAGTCCCCGGATCACAAAAAAGG GTACACGAAAGATTCTAATCAGAAAACTAACATTAAGCCACCTGATCTGTGGATTCATCACGATCAAATGGAGCTCAAGGCTCCTGAGAAGTCTTCTATCAACGGCGAAGCTTGCTCAAGCGGAGTGGGCAGCAATACTCTTCCCAGATCTGGTAATCAGGATTACAATCAAGAAAATATGCACATCAATTCAAGCTCCTTGGATAAGCGTACTTATGTGCCTAGCTACATGG GTAACAACGACGAAAAATGTTCTACCCTAACAAGACAACACAACCGAGGAAGTCATAAACCCAAACTCATTACCCTTCCTGTCGACACTCTTTCTCCGCATCAGC CCATCGCCACAGCTACTCCCATTGTAAACAGTAGCATATCACAACCAGCAATTCATAACTCATGCGCAGACGTACCTTCCGTGAGGCCTAATTATCCTCGCACCGCTGCGCAGTATAGCTTGAGCAGAGCACACGTTACTCTGGAACCGACACCAGAGTCCAGCCCTGACTCTTGCAGCATGCCGAGTACTTACGAACCTCTGCAAACTCAG ATTCCCTATCCCCCAGGGAACCAGCATTATGGAGCAAACAGCCAGTACACGTCTGGCGTATATGGCTCTAGTAGCCAGCCTAACAGTACCGTTGGTGTTATAGAAAATGTAAACGCGAAGCGACTTCAGGGTCATCCATTGAAAAGTTTCAGCGTACCAGCTCCGCCACCTCAGTCTGCGCCTTCGACCCCTGCTCAACAAAAGCACGGAG TTTCGCAAGTCACTGTGAGGCCGACGATATCCGGTAGCCCATACAAAAAACCACCGATCACAACGACGCAGATAACAAAAAACAGGTTAGCCACGGTTGTGAATCCGACGCATACGGCTGAAGAGGTCGAACGATTGAAG CCGTCATACAGCACGGAGGAATTGAATCAAGAAATGGCGAATTTAGAGGGACTGATGAAAGATCTGAATGCCATAACAGCGTCAGAATTTGAGTGCTGA